A region of Pseudomonas cavernicola DNA encodes the following proteins:
- a CDS encoding lipopolysaccharide kinase InaA family protein: MTEALYSTPTFAPPEQFEQWWQQHGEWVEEPNQRRGGESGVQRVHGADGKLLYAKRQVGHLYRSLRHPFGRPTVLRERDALEGFRRLGVQVPEVMYCGALRSADKSWRGLLVTAALDGFQEVDNWYANGGREHYGEQLHQKLLQALGAMLARLHLGHWQHSCLYAKHIFVRVTGEGATAQVDVALLDLEKARRRLSKQRAARHDLRQLRRHSSWNSADWQQLIYGYQTAFGSAIKGLQS; the protein is encoded by the coding sequence ATGACCGAAGCGCTGTATTCGACTCCGACATTTGCCCCACCGGAGCAGTTCGAACAGTGGTGGCAACAGCACGGCGAATGGGTTGAGGAGCCGAATCAGCGGCGTGGCGGCGAGAGTGGCGTACAGCGAGTCCACGGCGCGGACGGGAAATTGTTGTATGCCAAGCGCCAAGTAGGACATCTCTATCGCAGCCTGCGGCATCCTTTTGGACGGCCGACGGTGCTGCGTGAGCGTGACGCCCTGGAAGGTTTTCGCCGGCTCGGGGTACAGGTCCCCGAGGTGATGTATTGCGGTGCATTGCGCAGTGCGGATAAAAGCTGGCGCGGACTGCTGGTAACGGCGGCGTTGGACGGCTTTCAGGAGGTCGACAACTGGTACGCCAACGGTGGCCGTGAGCACTATGGCGAGCAACTGCATCAAAAATTGTTGCAGGCGTTGGGTGCCATGCTTGCGCGCTTGCACCTTGGCCATTGGCAGCATAGTTGCCTGTATGCCAAGCATATATTCGTGCGGGTCACGGGTGAGGGCGCCACGGCTCAGGTGGACGTGGCGCTACTGGATCTGGAGAAGGCTCGACGTCGCTTGAGCAAACAGCGTGCGGCTCGCCACGATTTGCGGCAGCTAAGGCGCCATTCGTCGTGGAATTCAGCGGATTGGCAACAACTGATCTACGGTTACCAGACAGCGTTTGGCAGCGCTATCAAGGGGTTGCAATCATGA
- a CDS encoding class I SAM-dependent methyltransferase gives MKSQIDLEFSSKYDQGHAQEYLRKHQDGGWRKLSNWRDQNLARRALTLASEPGLVLDLPCGAGRFWPTLAEKPNRVIIGADNSADMLKIACAAQPAEVVKRVRPLQTSAFAIDLPDNSVDSIFCMRLLHHVGDAEHRLTLLRECKRVTRDSLIVSLWVDGNYKAWKRKRMEKRRQAERGEAGYQNRFVIPAATVEAEFRQAGFQVQEHLDFIPLYAMWRVYVLRKR, from the coding sequence ATGAAGAGCCAGATTGATCTCGAGTTTTCCAGCAAGTACGACCAGGGACATGCTCAAGAGTATCTGCGCAAGCATCAGGACGGCGGCTGGCGCAAGTTATCGAACTGGCGTGATCAGAACTTGGCGCGCCGTGCTCTGACTCTGGCGAGTGAACCAGGTCTGGTGCTGGATCTGCCGTGTGGCGCAGGACGTTTCTGGCCGACGCTGGCGGAAAAGCCCAACCGCGTGATCATCGGCGCTGACAATTCGGCGGACATGCTGAAAATCGCCTGTGCGGCTCAACCAGCCGAAGTGGTCAAGCGGGTGCGGCCTTTGCAGACCTCGGCATTCGCCATTGATCTACCAGACAACTCGGTGGACAGCATTTTCTGTATGCGCTTGCTGCACCATGTGGGTGATGCCGAGCACCGCCTCACGCTGCTGCGCGAATGCAAACGGGTAACGCGCGATAGCTTGATCGTTTCGCTGTGGGTCGATGGCAACTACAAGGCCTGGAAGCGCAAACGTATGGAAAAACGGCGGCAGGCTGAGCGTGGCGAGGCAGGTTACCAAAATCGTTTCGTGATCCCGGCAGCGACCGTTGAGGCAGAGTTCCGCCAGGCGGGCTTCCAGGTTCAGGAGCATTTGGACTTCATACCGCTGTACGCCATGTGGCGGGTTTATGTATTGCGTAAAAGGTAA
- a CDS encoding sensor histidine kinase, translating to MEFKQSLSRRIVIAFVLMTSLVAGAFALGIVETVHIVEEKLLSSELGGDLDRLLQMESMDEWRLRPEPEQLFYFSGGREEFTLPEDLKELAPGFHEVFRDELSYHAFVREVDGRRYVLLQDQSGFEERERVLFAVVLIGFLLSIGLAIVLGWLLARKVIEPVVRLSRQVRHRDQLLAMAPPLEQDYAADEVGQLAAAFDATLGLLRHALTRERLFTSDVSHELRTPLMVLASSCELLLVNTELDPRARAQVQRIARACEEMRDLVQTFFLLARAQHEDASTAPALSLNAVADELAEQWRVPIESKGLQFDYQPGEMSNGRFNATFLRAVMGNLLRNALHYTDTGRISLSLRSDGFIVEDSGVGIPESEREAMFQPFVRGGSQRGDGLGLGLSLVQRICESQGWVVSLAAVEPRGCRFLVKLGAEPV from the coding sequence ATGGAGTTTAAGCAAAGCCTGTCACGACGGATCGTGATTGCCTTTGTGCTGATGACCTCGCTAGTGGCGGGCGCCTTTGCCTTGGGGATCGTCGAAACCGTGCATATCGTCGAAGAAAAGCTGCTCTCCAGCGAACTGGGTGGTGATCTGGATCGCTTACTGCAGATGGAGAGCATGGACGAATGGCGTTTGCGCCCAGAGCCGGAGCAGCTGTTCTACTTCTCGGGCGGCCGTGAAGAGTTCACCTTGCCGGAAGATCTCAAAGAGCTGGCGCCGGGCTTTCATGAGGTATTTCGCGATGAGTTGTCGTATCACGCGTTTGTGCGCGAGGTGGACGGCCGCCGCTATGTGTTGCTACAGGATCAGAGCGGGTTTGAGGAGCGTGAGCGGGTGCTCTTCGCCGTGGTGCTGATCGGCTTTCTGCTGAGCATTGGCTTGGCGATAGTGCTGGGCTGGCTGCTGGCGCGCAAGGTGATCGAACCGGTGGTACGCCTCTCCCGCCAGGTTCGTCATCGGGATCAGCTGTTGGCCATGGCGCCACCCTTGGAGCAGGATTATGCCGCCGATGAGGTCGGGCAGTTAGCCGCCGCCTTCGATGCCACGCTCGGTCTGCTGCGCCATGCGCTGACCCGCGAGCGCTTGTTTACCAGCGATGTCAGCCATGAGTTGCGTACGCCCTTGATGGTGCTGGCCAGTTCCTGCGAGTTGCTGCTGGTGAATACCGAATTGGATCCACGTGCCCGCGCACAAGTGCAGCGCATTGCACGGGCCTGCGAAGAAATGCGAGACCTGGTGCAAACCTTCTTCCTGCTCGCGCGTGCTCAGCATGAAGATGCCAGCACGGCACCTGCGCTCAGCTTGAACGCGGTGGCGGATGAGCTGGCGGAGCAGTGGCGTGTGCCGATCGAGAGCAAGGGGTTGCAGTTCGACTACCAGCCTGGCGAGATGTCGAATGGCCGCTTTAACGCGACCTTTTTGCGTGCGGTGATGGGGAATTTACTGCGCAATGCCCTGCATTACACCGACACCGGGCGGATCAGCCTGAGCCTGCGGAGCGACGGCTTTATCGTCGAAGACAGCGGCGTTGGCATTCCCGAGAGCGAGCGCGAAGCCATGTTCCAACCCTTTGTGCGCGGCGGTAGCCAGCGTGGTGATGGCTTAGGCCTGGGCTTATCGCTGGTGCAGCGAATCTGCGAAAGCCAAGGCTGGGTAGTCAGCCTCGCAGCGGTAGAGCCGCGCGGATGCCGGTTCCTGGTCAAGTTGGGCGCTGAACCGGTTTAG
- a CDS encoding response regulator transcription factor, translating to MRILLVEDNRDILANLADYLGMKGYTVDCAQDGLSGLHLAATEHYDLIVLDIMLPGMDGYTLCKRLREEARRDTPVIMLTARDQLDDRLQGFRSGADDYLLKPFALSELAARIEAVLRRAQGGGRRSLQVGDLTYDLDTLQVSRGGRTLKLNPIGLKLLATLMQKSPHVLRREVLEEALWGDDCPDSDSLRSHVHQLRQVIDKPFATPLLQTVHGVGYRLAEANDGV from the coding sequence ATGCGAATTTTGTTAGTCGAAGATAATCGCGACATTCTGGCCAACCTGGCCGACTACCTGGGCATGAAAGGTTATACCGTGGACTGTGCGCAGGATGGCTTGTCCGGTCTGCACCTGGCGGCGACCGAGCATTACGATCTGATTGTGCTCGATATCATGTTGCCCGGGATGGACGGTTACACCCTCTGCAAACGTCTGCGCGAGGAGGCGCGGCGCGATACTCCGGTGATTATGCTCACCGCGCGTGATCAGCTGGATGACCGTCTGCAGGGCTTTCGCTCCGGTGCCGACGATTACCTGCTGAAGCCCTTTGCCCTCTCCGAATTGGCGGCGCGCATCGAGGCGGTTTTGCGCCGCGCCCAAGGCGGCGGGCGGCGCAGCCTGCAGGTGGGGGATCTGACCTACGACCTCGATACGCTGCAGGTCAGCCGGGGTGGGCGGACGCTCAAACTCAACCCGATCGGTCTCAAACTGCTCGCCACGCTGATGCAGAAAAGTCCTCATGTGTTGCGCCGGGAGGTGTTAGAAGAGGCATTGTGGGGGGATGACTGCCCGGACAGCGACAGCCTGCGCAGCCACGTCCACCAACTGCGTCAGGTGATCGACAAACCCTTCGCCACACCGCTGCTGCAGACCGTGCATGGTGTGGGTTATCGCCTGGCGGAGGCGAACGATGGAGTTTAA
- a CDS encoding phosphatase PAP2 family protein, with protein sequence MPSTPARSDSPPLNLWLCLGLPLAIMALLLIVEPTGLDFAIANLAYEPGAGFIGRHSAFLEDVLHDRAKQAVIAFAVLSILALLASLFLERLKPMRRQLGYVVLAMALSTSFVTPMKAVTAVQCPWSLSQFGGKETYSSLLSPRPPTDKPGCCWPGGHAAAGFTLFVLFFVWRDRRPRLARAGLVFALTLGSVFSIGRMLQGAHFFSHNLWTALFCWLICLGSYYAVLYRPARQEHAVQALSEPSQPA encoded by the coding sequence ATGCCGTCGACTCCTGCTCGCAGTGACTCACCACCCCTGAATCTTTGGCTCTGCCTGGGCCTGCCACTGGCCATCATGGCCCTGCTGCTAATCGTAGAACCCACAGGCCTGGACTTCGCCATCGCCAATCTGGCCTATGAGCCTGGCGCGGGCTTTATCGGGCGGCATAGTGCCTTCCTCGAAGATGTCCTGCACGACCGCGCCAAACAGGCGGTGATCGCGTTCGCCGTACTGTCGATCCTCGCTCTACTGGCAAGTCTGTTCCTTGAGCGCCTCAAGCCTATGCGCCGACAGCTCGGCTATGTGGTACTGGCCATGGCGCTGTCCACCAGCTTCGTTACGCCGATGAAAGCCGTGACGGCCGTGCAGTGCCCATGGAGCCTTAGCCAGTTTGGCGGAAAGGAAACCTACAGCTCACTGCTCAGCCCGCGCCCGCCCACCGATAAGCCAGGCTGCTGCTGGCCGGGCGGCCACGCCGCGGCAGGTTTCACGCTGTTCGTGTTGTTCTTTGTCTGGCGTGACCGCCGGCCGCGCCTGGCACGAGCTGGGCTGGTCTTCGCGCTGACCCTGGGCAGCGTGTTCTCCATCGGCCGGATGCTGCAAGGCGCGCACTTTTTCTCGCATAACCTGTGGACTGCGCTGTTCTGCTGGCTGATCTGCCTGGGCTCGTACTACGCCGTACTCTACCGCCCCGCTCGGCAAGAGCACGCCGTTCAAGCCTTGAGTGAACCCAGCCAGCCAGCCTGA
- the groL gene encoding chaperonin GroEL (60 kDa chaperone family; promotes refolding of misfolded polypeptides especially under stressful conditions; forms two stacked rings of heptamers to form a barrel-shaped 14mer; ends can be capped by GroES; misfolded proteins enter the barrel where they are refolded when GroES binds) — protein sequence MAAKEVKFGDSARKKMLAGVNVLADAVKATLGPKGRNVIIEKSYGAPTITKDGVSVAKEIELKDRFENMGAQLVKDVASRANDDAGDGTTTATVLAQSIVSEGLKAVAAGMNPMDLKRGIDKATIAIVAQLKAQAKPCTDTKAIAQVGTISANSDTSIGDIIAQAMEKVGKEGVITVEEGTGLENELSVVEGMQFDRGYLSPYFINKPDTMVAELESPLILLVDKKISNIREMLPVLEAVAKAGRPLLIVAEDVEGEALATLVVNNMRGIVKVAAVKAPGFGDRRKAMLQDIAVLTGGTVISEEIGLSLEGATLEHLGNAKRVILSKENTTLIDGAGAQADIEARVLQIRKQVEDTSSDYDREKLQERLAKLAGGVAVIKVGAGSEVEMKEKKARVEDALHATRAAVEEGVVPGGGVALVRALQAIEGLKGENPDQNVGIALLRRAAEAPLRQIVANSGDEPSVVIDKVKQGTGNYGYNAATSEYGDMIEMGILDPAKVTRSALQAAASIASLMITTEAMIAEIVEDKPAAGGMPDMGGMGGMGGMM from the coding sequence ATGGCTGCTAAAGAAGTTAAATTCGGCGACTCCGCCCGTAAGAAGATGCTGGCTGGTGTTAACGTCCTGGCCGACGCAGTAAAAGCGACCCTCGGCCCGAAAGGCCGTAACGTGATCATCGAGAAGAGCTACGGCGCTCCGACCATCACCAAAGACGGCGTTTCCGTTGCCAAAGAAATCGAGCTGAAAGATCGCTTCGAGAACATGGGCGCGCAGCTGGTTAAAGACGTCGCCTCCCGTGCCAACGACGACGCTGGCGACGGCACCACCACTGCCACCGTGCTGGCGCAGTCGATCGTCAGCGAAGGCCTGAAAGCCGTCGCTGCCGGCATGAACCCGATGGACCTGAAGCGCGGCATCGACAAAGCGACCATCGCCATCGTTGCTCAGCTGAAAGCCCAGGCCAAGCCGTGCACCGACACCAAAGCCATCGCTCAGGTCGGCACCATCTCCGCCAACTCCGACACCTCCATCGGCGACATCATTGCCCAAGCCATGGAAAAAGTCGGTAAGGAAGGCGTGATCACCGTTGAAGAAGGCACGGGCCTGGAAAACGAACTGTCGGTCGTCGAAGGCATGCAGTTCGACCGTGGCTACCTGTCCCCGTACTTCATCAACAAGCCGGACACCATGGTCGCCGAGCTGGAAAGCCCGCTGATCCTGCTGGTCGACAAGAAGATCTCCAACATCCGCGAGATGCTGCCAGTTCTGGAAGCAGTGGCCAAAGCCGGCCGTCCGCTGTTGATCGTTGCCGAAGACGTCGAAGGCGAAGCCCTGGCGACTCTGGTTGTGAACAACATGCGTGGCATCGTTAAAGTCGCCGCTGTCAAAGCCCCAGGCTTTGGCGACCGTCGCAAGGCCATGCTGCAGGACATCGCCGTCCTGACTGGCGGTACCGTGATCTCCGAAGAAATCGGTCTGAGCCTGGAAGGCGCCACCCTGGAACACCTGGGCAATGCCAAGCGCGTGATCCTCAGCAAAGAAAACACTACCCTCATCGACGGTGCTGGCGCTCAAGCCGATATCGAAGCTCGCGTGCTGCAGATCCGCAAGCAGGTTGAAGACACTTCTTCCGACTACGACCGTGAAAAACTGCAAGAGCGTCTGGCCAAACTGGCTGGTGGTGTTGCCGTGATCAAGGTTGGCGCCGGTTCCGAAGTTGAAATGAAAGAGAAGAAAGCCCGCGTAGAAGACGCCCTGCACGCCACCCGCGCTGCCGTTGAAGAAGGCGTGGTGCCTGGCGGTGGTGTTGCCCTGGTGCGTGCTCTGCAAGCCATCGAAGGTCTGAAAGGCGAGAACCCCGATCAGAACGTCGGTATCGCTCTGCTGCGTCGCGCCGCTGAGGCGCCGCTGCGTCAGATCGTGGCTAACTCCGGTGACGAGCCGAGCGTGGTGATCGACAAGGTCAAGCAAGGCACTGGCAACTACGGCTACAACGCTGCGACCAGCGAGTACGGCGACATGATCGAAATGGGTATCCTCGACCCGGCTAAAGTGACTCGTTCTGCTCTGCAGGCCGCAGCCTCCATCGCCAGCTTGATGATCACCACCGAAGCGATGATCGCTGAGATCGTGGAAGACAAGCCTGCGGCTGGCGGTATGCCGGACATGGGCGGCATGGGTGGCATGGGCGGCATGATGTAA
- a CDS encoding co-chaperone GroES, with the protein MKLRPLHDRVVIRRSEEESKTAGGIVLPGSAAEKPNRGEILAVGTGRVLDSGEVRPLAVKVGDKVVFGPYSGSNTIKVDGEDLLVMSENEILAVVED; encoded by the coding sequence ATGAAGCTTCGTCCTCTGCATGACCGCGTCGTTATCCGTCGCAGTGAAGAAGAATCGAAAACCGCTGGTGGCATCGTTCTGCCGGGTTCCGCTGCTGAAAAGCCGAACCGTGGCGAGATCCTCGCTGTGGGTACCGGCCGCGTGCTGGACAGCGGTGAAGTGCGTCCGCTGGCCGTGAAAGTGGGTGACAAGGTGGTATTCGGTCCTTACTCCGGCAGCAACACCATCAAGGTTGACGGCGAAGACCTGCTGGTAATGAGCGAGAACGAAATCCTGGCCGTTGTTGAAGACTGA
- a CDS encoding FxsA family protein has product MRAFLFLLLLFPLIELAVLIKVGSVIGVLPTLLLIIGSAVLGSVLLRVAGVATAWRARERLARGELPEQEMLEGLLIAVGGGLLLLPGFISDIFGLLCLLPFTRRLLVNKLRQRAVDQAMRQRAFADDLQARSGQTRPNVIEGEFEHRDS; this is encoded by the coding sequence ATGCGCGCTTTTCTGTTCCTTCTTCTTCTGTTTCCGCTGATCGAACTGGCCGTGCTGATCAAAGTCGGCAGTGTCATCGGCGTGTTGCCGACCTTGCTGTTGATTATCGGTAGTGCCGTGCTTGGCAGTGTGCTGCTGCGGGTGGCTGGGGTCGCTACTGCCTGGCGCGCCCGTGAGCGTCTGGCGCGGGGCGAGTTGCCCGAGCAGGAAATGCTCGAAGGTCTGCTGATTGCGGTCGGTGGCGGTCTGCTCCTGTTGCCGGGGTTTATCAGCGACATCTTCGGCTTGCTCTGCCTGCTGCCGTTTACCCGTCGTCTGCTGGTGAATAAATTGCGCCAGCGTGCGGTCGATCAGGCCATGCGCCAACGGGCCTTTGCCGATGACCTGCAAGCGCGCTCCGGTCAGACTCGGCCGAACGTCATTGAAGGCGAGTTTGAGCACCGCGACTCCTAA